Below is a window of Nitrospirota bacterium DNA.
GACCCGAATATTATCCTTACAAAAGGCAAGGTTGCTAAGATTACAGAAGACCCTGAGACAAAGGATGTTATTGTTGTAGTAGAGGATATATCTGGAGGTAGTAAGGTGACAGGAAAATTCGACATGGTTGTGCTTGCTGCGGGTATGGTTCCGGGCACAAAGGATTCTACAATCGGTATAGATATCCCTCTTACAGAAGAAGGGTTTGTGAATGCGCCAGTTATGAAAAAAGGGATATATGCAGTAGGAACACTTAAGAGCCCTGTTGATGTTGCAAGGTCAGTTCAGGATGCCACAGGTGCTACTGTAAAGAGCATCCAGAGCTTGAAGAGGTAAAGCTTAGAATATCAAACACGGGTAGGACCCCGATGCTTCGGGGTCAGACGGGTAGCCGAGACGGCTGTCCTACTTTTAGAAATTTAATATCTTTAGGTGATTAGGAGTTAGGGATGGAGAAGAAGTATGGCATATACATATGTAAGGGTTGTGAAATTGGACAATCCATCGATATAGAGAAACTGGCTACATCATCGGCAAAGGCTACAAAGATAAATAGAGAGCTTATAAAGACCCATGATATTATGTGTAGCCCTGATGGGTTGCAATTAATAAAAAATGACATAAAAGAAGGTGTTAATACAGTAGTCATAGCTGCATGCTCTCCCCGTGTGAAGTTCGAGGAATTTGACTTCTCAGGGACGATAACCGAAAGGGTAAACATAAGGGAATTCGTTGCCTGGAGTCAGCCTCCAAAGACAGAGGAGACTCAGACCATGGCAGAGGATTACCTTACGATGGGCATCGTCAAGGTTCAGAAGGGTGACATACCTGAGCCAAATATCCTTGAAGACCTGAGCAAGACGATACTTGTGGTTGGTGGTGGAATAACAGGGATGACGGCAGCCCTTGAAGCTGCCAATACAGGATGTAAGGTTGTACTGGTAGAGAAGGAGCCTCAGTTAGGCGGCTTTATAAATAAATTATATAAGAAGATACCTACTGATGAGTTCAAAGAGCCACTGATTATTGATACAGGCATAGATAAGATTATAAAAGAGGTCGAAAGCCATCCTGATATCAAGGTCTACAAATCAGCAAAGATCGAAAAGACTGACGGACAGCCTGGCTTATATGATGTGACTATATCATCAAACGGTAATTCAGAAACTATAAAAATTGGTGCCATTATACTGGCTGCAGGCTGGAAGCCATACGACGCAAACAAGCTTGATTATCTAGGTTATGGCAGATTTAAGAATGTAGTCACTAACTTAGAATTTGAGGAGATTGCAAGAAAGGGAAATGGTAAGATTCTAAGGCCTTCCGATGGAAAGGAGGCAAAGAAGGTTGCCTTTATCCAGTGTGCAGGCCAGCGTAACTCGAATCATCTTCCCTACTGCTCTTCCATGTGCTGTGTAACATCCCTGAAACAGGCAAAATATGTGAGACAGAATCCTGATGCTTTAGCAATGATATTTTATATAGATATCAGGACACCAGGAAGACTCGAACTATATTACAAGGAAGCCCAGAATGACCCTGGAGTTATGCTGACAAAGGCTGATGTTACAGGTGTTACTGATGCAGGAAATGGAAATCTCTTTGTTGAGATGGAAAATACCCTTTTAGGTGAAAAGATTAAGGTAGAGGCAGACCTCATTGTCCTTGCCACTGGCATGGTGCCTGCCACAAGGGAATCTCAAGAGTATCTTGATGGACTTACACAGGCATCCACTAAAGGTGACGTGGCTAAGAAGGCATACATAGAGTCAACCCCAAAACCAGAGTTCATCTTAAACCTCGGCTACAGGCAGGGTCCTGAGATACCATCCCTCGAAGGTGCATGCGGTTTTGCGGATTCAAACTTTATATGCTTCCAGTATGAAACCAGGAGAACAGGTATCTATTCAGCAGGCGGTGTCAGACATCCAATGAATCTGGCAGAGGCCCAGCAGGATGCGGCAGGTGCAGCATTCAAGGCGATACAGTGTATTGACCATATATCTAAAGGGATAGCAATTCATCCGAGGGCATGGGATATGACATTCCCCGATGTCTATCTTTTAAGGTGCACTGCCTGTAAGAGATGCACCGAGGAATGTCCCTTTGGCGCTATAGATGAAGACGAAAAGGGTATTCCATATTATAAGATTAATAGATGCAGACGTTGCGGGACCTGTATGGGCGCATGCCCTGAAAGGATTGTGTCATTTAAAGACTACAGTGTGGATATAATAGGCTCGATGATTAAATCCATAGATGTCCCTGAGGAAGAATTCAGGATAGTATCTCTTATCTGTGAGAATGATGCCTATCCTGCCCTGGATACAGCAGGTATTAACCGCAAGACGATAGACCCGAGTGTGAGATTTATTTCTTTGAGATGTCTCGGTGGAATGAACCTTGTCTGGGTTGCTGATGCCCTTTCGAAAGGTATTGATGGCGTGCTTCTAATAGGGTGTAAGTTTGGAGAGAATTACCAGTGTCACTTTGTGAAGGGAAGTGAGCTTGCCGATTACAGGTTCGGTAAGGTTGGTGAAACCCTGGATAGGCTAAAGCTTGAGGCAGAAAGGGTCCAGATGTTACAGGTATCTATTAATGAGTATGACAAACTTCCAGAAATGATAAACGAATTTGTGGAGAAGGTCAAAGAGATAGGGCCGAATCCGTTTAAGGGATTTTAAGGAGGTAAAATGGCAGAGCAGGTCATAACCCCTGATTTAGGTTTTGTAAAAGATATTGTTGCCTCTGGGGGGGATACTTTAAAAAAATGTTACCAGTGTGCCACATGTTCTGTGGTATGCAATGTCACCCCTGACAGCAGGCCATTTCCGAGAAAAGAGATGATATATGCACAGTGGGGGCTTAAGGATAAGCTTATAGGTAATCCTGATGTCTGGCTCTGCCACAATTGTAATGACTGCACAAAATACTGTCCCCGTGGGGCAAAGCCTGGTGATGTGCTTTCGACAATAAGGCAGAAATTCATCGAGGAAAACTCCATACCGAAGATTATGGGGAAAATAGTTACACAACCCGGTATGACGCTCCTGGCACTTGCGATACCACTTATACTCTTTTTAGCTGTGCTTGGATTAACAGGCCACCTCCGTATTCCTCAAGGAGAGATAGTTTATTCGAAGTTCTTCCCTATTTTATATATAGAGGTCATCTTTATATCTGCTGTTGGCCTGGCAGGAATTGCCTATCTTGCGGGTCTGGCCCGTTTCTGGAACAGTATGAGCAAAGGCAACGGGCAATCTTATTCAAAGGGTTTTGTTCCGGCCATTATAGGGACGCTCTTAGAGTTTCTCAAACACTCAAGATTTGCAAAGTGCGGGCCTAATGTTGACCGTAGAATTATGCACATGCTGGTGTTTTATGCCTTTATAGGTCTATTTATAACAACGGTCTGGATAACCTATTACTATTATGTCCCAAAGATTAATTCCCCCATTCCATTGTCTGACCCAATGAAGTGGCTCGCGAATATAAGTGCTTTCGCA
It encodes the following:
- a CDS encoding hydrogenase iron-sulfur subunit; this translates as MEKKYGIYICKGCEIGQSIDIEKLATSSAKATKINRELIKTHDIMCSPDGLQLIKNDIKEGVNTVVIAACSPRVKFEEFDFSGTITERVNIREFVAWSQPPKTEETQTMAEDYLTMGIVKVQKGDIPEPNILEDLSKTILVVGGGITGMTAALEAANTGCKVVLVEKEPQLGGFINKLYKKIPTDEFKEPLIIDTGIDKIIKEVESHPDIKVYKSAKIEKTDGQPGLYDVTISSNGNSETIKIGAIILAAGWKPYDANKLDYLGYGRFKNVVTNLEFEEIARKGNGKILRPSDGKEAKKVAFIQCAGQRNSNHLPYCSSMCCVTSLKQAKYVRQNPDALAMIFYIDIRTPGRLELYYKEAQNDPGVMLTKADVTGVTDAGNGNLFVEMENTLLGEKIKVEADLIVLATGMVPATRESQEYLDGLTQASTKGDVAKKAYIESTPKPEFILNLGYRQGPEIPSLEGACGFADSNFICFQYETRRTGIYSAGGVRHPMNLAEAQQDAAGAAFKAIQCIDHISKGIAIHPRAWDMTFPDVYLLRCTACKRCTEECPFGAIDEDEKGIPYYKINRCRRCGTCMGACPERIVSFKDYSVDIIGSMIKSIDVPEEEFRIVSLICENDAYPALDTAGINRKTIDPSVRFISLRCLGGMNLVWVADALSKGIDGVLLIGCKFGENYQCHFVKGSELADYRFGKVGETLDRLKLEAERVQMLQVSINEYDKLPEMINEFVEKVKEIGPNPFKGF
- the qmoC gene encoding quinone-interacting membrane-bound oxidoreductase complex subunit QmoC, which translates into the protein MAEQVITPDLGFVKDIVASGGDTLKKCYQCATCSVVCNVTPDSRPFPRKEMIYAQWGLKDKLIGNPDVWLCHNCNDCTKYCPRGAKPGDVLSTIRQKFIEENSIPKIMGKIVTQPGMTLLALAIPLILFLAVLGLTGHLRIPQGEIVYSKFFPILYIEVIFISAVGLAGIAYLAGLARFWNSMSKGNGQSYSKGFVPAIIGTLLEFLKHSRFAKCGPNVDRRIMHMLVFYAFIGLFITTVWITYYYYVPKINSPIPLSDPMKWLANISAFA
- a CDS encoding heterodisulfide reductase subunit A, which gives rise to DPNIILTKGKVAKITEDPETKDVIVVVEDISGGSKVTGKFDMVVLAAGMVPGTKDSTIGIDIPLTEEGFVNAPVMKKGIYAVGTLKSPVDVARSVQDATGATVKSIQSLKR